AATCGGCGTTATCACACCCTTTTCCGGCACAAAGAATCACCTCGGCGTCAGTCAGATCAACGGTCTGGGGGTCCGACGGGATTCTTTCCACAATGACGGAACTCCTTGGGGCTAATTCAGTAAGTTCTGTTTCAGCGGGCGGGAGGTACTCATTGATTCGTAAAGAAGTCTTGGCGTCTGTAGGAAGGCTGACCGGGCTCAAAGCGCCTACGGGAACGGTGATAACTAGAAATCCGCGTTGGTCCCAGATCCGTGTTTCATCAATGCGCCGCCCCATTACCCGGCGGCTTAGGTGAAGTCCCTGATCACTGCAACTAACGGCATTTACCTCGGTGACCAATCCCGCATCCAGATGCGCGGCCAGCAACGGTGCCTGAGTGCACCCCAGATCGTTGTGGGCAAAAACAATGATGCCGCCCTTTTGTTCGGCAACAAACCCGGCAAGCGCGGCACCCAGTCTCTGCGGGGTGTCGATATATTGTTCAGCGTCCTTGAGCAGAGTTACTTCAGGCACACCATAGTCGGCAAACTTCTGTTGGGCTTCCTGTCCAAGGTCAGAGAACACAAGCGCACGCCAGGAAGAATCAAGTATTTTCGACAAACGCGCACCATAGGACAAAAGACCCCGCCCCGTCCTGTCGGGGACCCCTTCTGGCAGTTCCGTCACAATAAACAGCTCATTGGCCTCCATCACAACTCTCTTCCCACCTTGTGGCCTTCCCAGATGGCCATATCAAGTTTGCGAGGCGCCACGCAGTCACCGATCCTGTGCAGTTCTACAACCTTGCCTTTCAAGGAGTGGTAGAGCTGATCATCGACCTGCTGGCCCATGGCAAGTACCAGGGTGTCATAGGGCCCCCATTCACGCCACTCGTTGGAATAGACGTTAAATCCTTTAACCTTCTTTTCTCCCTTTTCACCGCCGATTTCCATGACCGCAATATCAGGCGTGAAGGTGATGCCTTTTTGCAGCAAGCGTTGGCGGGTCAGGTACAGGTCCTGGGTCGGTCCAAGTTCAGCGCCAATGAACAGGCTTGAGGTGATCATATGCACCTTTTTACCCTGGTCGGCTAAAAACTCAGCCGTGGCGGATGCCCGATGATGGCCGTCGTAGTCGATAAAGCCGATATTCTCACCAAGCTCAGCTTCGCCGTTAAGCACCTGCCAGACATTAAACACTGCCGGGCCGTCCCAGCCGCCCACCGGATGTTCCTTGGGCACGCTGCCGGTGGCCACGATCACGGCGTCGGGTTGTTCTTGGACCACAAGTTCCGGGGTCACGGCCACGCCTAAACAAAGCTTAACCCCGGCCTTTTCCAGCTGGCCCTTTTCATTGCGGATAACGACACCGACCTCATCACGTCCGGCCCCCTTCATGGCAATGTTGACCTGACCGCCCACCTGCTCCTGCCGCTCGTACAGCGTCACGTCATGGCCGCGCCGGGCAGCCATCTTAGCCGCCCACATACCGGCGGGACCTGCGCCTGCGATGAGCACCTTTTTTTTCACTGCCGCAGGGGTAGTCAAAGTCTCTCCCCCCATCTCCTTTTCCCGGCCCACACAAGGGTTTTGAATGCAGCCAAGGGTCTTATTCATGCCGATACGACCGATGCAGCCCTGGTTGTCTGCAATGCAGTGACGGATATCATCAAGCCTGCCTTCTTGGGCTTTCCTGGGCAAAAAGGGATCGCAGATAAGCCCACGGCACATGCCGATCATGTCGGCCTGTCCCGCCTCAAGAACCTTTTCCGCCATGACCGGATCATTGATGCGTCCGGTGCAGAAGACCGGCAGATTAACCTTCTCCCGCATGCCGGCTGCCAACGGGATGGTGTAGCCTAAAGGCATATGCATAGTGCCTTCCACCAGATAGAGATTATAAAAGGTGGCAATGGAGAGATCCATAAAATCAATCAAGCCGCTTTGCTCAAAAAGCACGCCGATCTCCTGGACATCCGCAAGGTTCAAGCCGCCCGGAATCATTTCATCGCCGCACATCCGAATACCAATGGTGAAATTTCTGCCCACGGCCCGGCGGACCGCCTCAACAAACATCAGCGGTGCCCGCATGCGATTTTCCAGGCTGCCGCCAAATTCATCCTGCCTGAAATTGGTTAAAGGCGAGAGAAACTGCCGGGCCAGGCTGGAGTGACCGAACTGGATTTCCACGCCGTCAAAGCCCCCCTCGCGAACGTGAAGGGCACTTTGGGCAAAATATTGGGCGACCTCGAAAATATCTTCGGCTTCCATCTCCTTGGGCGTCTCCCTGAAAAGCACATCGGGCATGGGGCTGGGCGCCCAGACCGGAAGCCTGGAGTTGGAGCCGTCACATTGCTGGCCATTGTGGTTGATCTGGGCAAAAATGCGGCAATCATACTGGTGGACGTGATCGGTAATCTTTTTAAACCCGTCCACAACCCCGGGATGATAAACATCGATTAGCTTCTCGTACGCCATATCCGTGGGATGGACGCTCATTTCCTCGGTGATGATTAACCCGGCTCCCCCCCTGGCACGCTCTCCCCAATAGTACATCTGGCGTTCACTGGGCATGTTGTTGACCGCAAAATTGGTCAGATGGGGTTGAAAGGAAATCCGGTTTTTAACTTCAACATTTCCCAGGTTGATGGGTGAGAACAGCTTGTTAAAAGTAGACATGTCTTAAAAAACTCCGTCATCTGCCAACGGGTGTATCGGCAATAGCCGTCACACACCGCTCAAGGCATTCGGGATCACCGCCGGCGATCTCATTTTTCAGATGGTAGGCAACGGCTGGGCAACCGCCGTGACACTGGTCAAACCGTTTGCAATCCTCACAGGAGTGGATGCGAAGGCCTCGGAAAGAATGAAAAATATCCGCATGATCCCAGATATCAAGAAAAGCGGATTCCCGTATCGACCCTGCATAGAAAGGTTCACTTTGCAAAAAGGCACAGGGAAATACATCGCCTGTAGGACCAACGCAGCAGGTCAGCTTGGCCGCCCCACACAGATTTAGACCCAGCCCCTGCCGCTCCTGGGGGGTCAAAGAAAAAAAACTGTCGCCGGTGCGCACATCGGGACAGCCGTTGAGCCATTGTGAAAAGGTGATAAGCTGACGGGCTGAGGGCCGCAATTCGTCCCAGTTGTCCTGGCCCCGCCCCGACGGGCGAAACCGGCTGGCCCTAAATGACACGCCCAGGGATTGTGCCAGTGTATGCAGTGCTGGGATCTCATCAGCATTCTGGGCGGTAAGTACCGTATTGATACTGGTGGAGATGGGTGTTGCCGCCAGTAATTTAACCGCTTCGATGGCCCCGTCAAAGGTTCCTTTGCCTCGTATGGCGTCACAGGTGGCAGGTGTCGCGCCGTCAATGCTGACCTGGACGGCAACCAGGTCACTTTTTTGTGCCAGGGTAGACACTGTTTCTTCATCAAGCAGCAGACCGTTGGTGGAGATACAAGTCATGATATTCTTTTCATGGCACTTCTCCAGAATCTGGTAGAAATCAGGCCTGATAAACGGTTCGCCACCGCCGAAATTAATCTGAAATACAGTGGCTGCACTAAGTTGATCAATCAGATCAAAGGCTTCCCGGGTGGACAATTCGTTTTCAGCGGGCACTCCGGAGGCCGAAAGGCAGTGACTGCACCTCAGATTACACTGCTGGGTCACTTCCCATGTCAGGTTGACAGGGGCCGTAAGGCCCTGCTCAACATATCTATTGCTCATACGCAAACCCCTTTTGCACAAGTTGCCTGAGAAACGTCAGCATAATTTTCTTTTGATCATCAGACAACGACGCCAACACCTTTTTTTGAACAGAATCCTTTTGGAAAAACGCGCAGGTCAACACAGAACCGGTCTCTGCAAAAAGAAGCTTTGGCCCCAGGGAGCTGTAAAAGAGCAGGCCGAACTGCTCCTGCCTCACTTGGCTGGTCGACCGTAAAACAAAGGCAGGGACATTCATTTTTAATAGACTCCGCAAATCCCGTCTATGGCCAATTCTTCAATTCTGATTTCTTCAATAATGCAGGGGGCTTCCTGGGCGTTCTCCACATTTTCGCTGTCAAACGTTGCCGCTTGTTCCGTACTTTTTATTTCTTGGGGTGTAGTCTTTTCCATTATACGTCTCTCCATATCAATATTGTTTATTACTTTAAGAAAGTATGTGTACTTTCAATTTTGGTTGTGGGCTGAAGCCTGGGTATTGATAGCCAGGCTCCAGCCCGTGGCTGTTAATCTATTTCACAGATCCAACGGCCCTTGATCTGCCTTTTGTCCATGGCCTCGGCCACATCATTAATATCTTCCAATTTAAATCTTTCGGTGATCAGCTTGTCAAGCTTAAGATCATGCTGCATGGCCATGTTGACCAGACGGGGGATATCATCATGGGTGGAAATGGAACCATAGAGATTACCCTTGATGGTTTTCTGATGCAGGGGCAGCAGCATCAGGGGCAGATTGGTTGTCTGATCGTGGGGAGAGACACCGATAACAATCAGCTCTCCGCCGATACTTGTTGACCAATACGCCTGGATAATTGCGCCGGGGTCACCTTTTACTTCAAACACATACTCTGCACCGCCGCCCATGATGGTACCGTCATCCATCTTTACACCGCCGGTGAGCAGCTGAATGGCCGGAACCGGGTCTTCCTTGGAGCTGTCGATAAAATGGGTGGCGCCAAATTCCATGGCCAGTTCACGTTTGCTGCCTTCAATATCAACGGCAATCAACGGGTTGGCATGGCGCAGGGCTGCTGCGCGCAGAACATTGAGGCCGACACCGCCGAGACAGTAAACCGCCACAGGGGCACCAGGAGGAAAGGCGGCGGAATTAAACACAGAGCCCCAGCCCGTGGGAACGCAACATCCCATCAGCGCAGCCTGTTCCAGGGGAAAATCTTTAGGCATGGGGATAACCGCCCGCTCGGGAACCACCGAGTGGGTTGAAAAACAGGAGACAAAATTGCCGTGACGGACCACGCCGCCATTGGCATCTCTCATGCGGGCAGTGCCGTCAAGCAGGAAACCTTCCAGAAAATAATTAAAACTGGTGGTGCAGATATTACCCTTGCCCCTGCGGCAATTGGGGCAATGACCACAGGGAACCATCCAGGTGACGCCGACATGATCACCCTTCTGTACAGTAGTGACGCCCGGACCGACGGCTTCAACAATTCCTGCGCCTTCGTGACCCGCAACCATAGGCATCTTGACGGGGACTTCACCTTTTAACATATGCAAATCAGAATGACAGTATCCGGTATGGGTATACTTAATCAGCACCTCGTTTTCCTTGGGTGGATCCAGTTCCAGCGTCTCAATGGAATATTTCATACCGGGTTCCCGTAAAACAGCACCTTTGATTTTCATGGCATCTCCTTGTGGACTTCAATATGGTTGTTGCATGGGGGTAAAACACGGGGGGAATTGGGCGGGGTATCAAAACTGCCTTTTCTTCCTGGTTCATCTCCTTGCAGGTTCTATCATCCCTTACACCGCATAGCCTTTGCCACCGCGGCCCGGGAACTCATCCGTTTGACTTTTCATCTCAAACGGAATGGGATAATACCATGACAATAAATGTTCGGCAATAGGCATACAATTTAACTTGTCAAGGAAAATCTTTACAACTTCACCAAATAAAAAACAAGCCGGCTTAAGGTTGCCCAGCCGGCTTGTTTTTATGTTCTAATCTATTTCACAAATCCAGCGGCCTTTAATCTGGCGCTTGTCCATGGCTTCGGCTACGTCATTAATATCTTCCAGCTTAAATTTGTCCGTGATCAGCTTGTCCAGCTTGAGATCATGGTTCATTGCCATCTTGACCAGGCGGGGGATATCATCATGGGTGGAGATGGCACCATAAAGATTTCCCTTGATGGTTTTTTGATGCAGGGGCAGCAGCATCAGGGATAAATCGGTTGTCTGGTCGTGGGGGGTGATACCCAGAACAATCAGTTCACCGCCGATACTTGTGGACCAGTAGGCCTGGATAATAGAACCGGGATCGCCTTTGGCCTCAAATACATACTCGGCACCGCCGCCCATAATGGTCCCGTCGTCCATTTTTACGCCGCCGGTGAGCAGCTGAATGGCCGGTACCGGATCTTCTTTGGAACTGTCGATAAAATGAGTTGCGCCAAATTCCATGGCAAGTTCACGTTTGCTGCCTTCAATATCAACGGCAATCAAGGGATAGGCATGGCGCATGGCTGCTGCCCGCAAAATATTAAGCCCGACGCCGCCAAGGCAGTAAACCGCCACAGGCGCTCCGGGAGGAAAGGCGGCGGTATTAAACACAGAACCCCAGCCTGTGGGCACACAACATCCCATCAACGCGGCCTGCTCGAGGGGAAACTCTTTGGGCATGGGAATGACCGCCCGCTCGGGAACCACGGAGTGCGTTGAAAAACAGGAGACAAAATTACCATGCCGGACCACATCGCCCTTGGCATCCCTTATGCGAGAAGTACCGTCGAGCAACATGCCCTCCAGAAAATAATTAAAACTGGTGGTGCAGATATTGCCCTTGCCCCGGCGGCAATTGGGGCAGTGCCCACAGGGAACCATCCAGGTGACACCGACATGATCTCCTTTCTGCACAGTTGTGACGCCCGGACCTACAGCTTCAACAATACCGGCACCTTCGTGACCGGCAACCAAAGGCATCTTGATGGGAATTTCCCCTTTCAACAAATGCAAATCAGAGTGACAGTACCCGGTATGGGTATACTTGACCAGCACCTCGTTCTCCTTGGGCGGATCAAGCTCTAAAGTCTCGATGGAATACTTCATACCAGGTTCCCGTAAAACAGCGCCTTTGATTTTCATAACATCTCCTTTAGAAATTTTTGCTCTTTCTTTGTTCTCTTTTTGCAATTGGGATTGGACCATAGCACGACAAAACCGGAGCCGCAACACATATAAATAGTTGATTTGTCAACTAAATTAATCTCCTTGGTTGCCCACTGTCTTCTATTCTGATAATGGTGAGCGGCATATTTTATTATTTCCATGAGGAGGAGACACATGAATCCGGAACAGGCGCTTGACAAACTGACCCAATATGGTGTTGTTCCTGCAAACAGGCTTATCATTGCCATTACCCGCCACTGCAACTTAAAATGCAATCACTGCTGGTTGACATCCGGCCCAAAGTCGTCCCTGAAACATGTGGATGCAACGTTGTTAAAAGAGACCCTCGCCCTCTGGGTTAATGCCGGGGTGCAAACCCTCTGTCTTTCCGGCGGGGAACCGCTCACTCACCCTCAGTGGCAGGACATTCTCACCTATTGCGCGCAATTTCCCACGATTTACCATCTGCGGTTGCAGACCAATGGCACCCTGCTGACCCCCAAAATTGTAAACGACCTGACAGATCCTGTATTTGCCAACCTTCATCTGCAAATCAGTCTTGATGGTGCACAGCCTGCCACCCACGACCTTGTCAGGGGCAAAGGCAACTTTGCCAAAACCATGAACGGCCTGCAACTGCTTTCAGATGCGGGCCTGGGGCCACGTACAACAGTCTCGTTTACGGAGATGGCACACAATTTCGAAGAACTGCCCCAACTGTTTACCATGATGGAGAAACTGGACCTCGGCCGTGTGGTGAGCGGCACCCTGATACAGGGAGGACGGGCACTAACCCGCGCCCTGGACCTTCCATCTCCCAAACAATATGCCAACCTGATAGAACGATTCTCACATGATGCACAACTGCGGGCCATCTATAAAAAAATCGGCAATACGTCCTGCCTGGAATGGTATGCCTCCCGCCGTGAAATTTCAGAACACCATTGTGCCAACTGCATGGAATCTCTCTATATTTCAGAGGAAGGGACGCTTTTTCCATGCGGACTTTTATCTGTTACCAACTACGGTATCGAAAAGGTGTGGAACTGTTCTGTGGAATCTATCGTGGAAAAAGCAGAGACCCGGTGGGCAGGCCTGAACGAGCTGAGCAGACAACGCGCCGACAATATTCAAGCGTGTGCGGCTTGTTCCGGTCGTCTGCATTGCCAAAGCGGCTGTATGGCAAGGCTTGCACGGCAAACAGATAATTTTTTGGAAGTGGAAGATCGGTGCCGGCTTAGAAAGCAAGTTTACGCATTACCGGACCTGCCGAATATATGATAAAGCCCGAGCGAAAACCGCCTGAACCGGAGGGGGTGTCCATCCCCAATCCGGTTCAGACGGGAATAAGCGGCTTTAGAAAGCATACATGAATTTAAACCAGTATTTTTCGCCTCTCGGCCTGTTCTCAACATTGGTATCAAACTGTACCTTCAGGTTGAAAAACATATTTTTGTAGTTGTACTGGATGGCAGGGCCGATAGAAAGCGCTTGGCCCTTGTTGTCGACATTGACTCCCGAAAGTTCGTCATCGGTGGCCTGGAGATAGAGCATACCGTTAAGGCCGAACATCCAGTTGCCGACGTGCTGTCCAATCAGGTAGTCACAGATAAATTCATTTCCAGTGGTGTAATCGGTGTCCGGATTTTCAAAGTTGACCAGATACTGCAATTTTGCCGAAAGTTCAAAACCTGTATCAAAGAGGTATGTAACGGCCAGGATAGGAGCCACAGTCCAATAATTTCGGCCGAGACTTGCCGCATCATCATCGTCATATTCTCCCACAGGGAGCCAGACGTCCAGTGAACCGACAACATGAAGATTTTTGTTCGGATGCCAGCCTAAAGTGAGTGCTGAGACTTCAATATCGCCAAGTCCGCCTGTGGAATCATGGACTCCAGCCTCGACAATATCGACCTGGGAACTGAGAACAGGGATAATGGCATGCCAAGCCACATCAGCCCCGAACAGTTTCATGTCAGAGACATAAATAAAACGAAACGCCGCGCCGGTCACATTAAGATCAAAATCCAAAGGCTGTTTATTACCATTGCCGTCCATTAATTCATCAGCAGTATAATGAAACGAGTAAACAATGGGATAAAACCCCGGTCCGGGCAAGGCACCCAACATGAAATCCTCGTTCCCGCCCAGATAGGCAGAGCCGCCGCCTTCAGCAGCGAATGCACCTTGAAGCGGACAGACAAGCATAGCCAGAATGAGCATGACCCCTGTAATTGATTTAACCAATTTTAACGACTTTTTCGCATACGCGTCCCCGAAAAAAATAGCTTTCTGCATGAAAAAATACCTCCTGATCTCGTTTTCTTTGTTATCCCCTCTCACATTAATCAGAACGCTTTTTCACATTAAACACTATAGATTGCAACCATATTTTTTTTTGTTTCCATGCATAACGCATATCCAAAGAAGGCGGCTCGATCTTGAAAATTAAAATATTTCAGTGATTTTCCAAGATGTTACAAAAAACTTTTTAAATTAACCGATCTTACTGCTGATCGTCGGCTTCCAATAGCGGCATCAACCGGGGCGCTGCGGCCTTGAGAATCTGTACTGCAAGAGCGCTTGTGAAGGTATAGTCGTCGGAATCCTGTCCCGCCACATAGGCGGTGACGACGCCGTAAAAGCGATCGCCGATGAAAAATACGAACACGGCAGTGCGGTTTATTGCTTTGGATAAAATGAGTTGTCCGTCTGAACCGTAGATATTGTGGCGGTTGTCGCCAGTGCCCGTTTTACCGCCTACAGCCAAATCGGTGCCGTCGGAAAGCAAAAACGCGTTGCGAATCCGCCGGGCCGTTCCGCTTTCAACCACCCCTAAAAGCGCCTGGCGAAGTGCCATAGCAACCTGAGGGTGCATCACCTGCTCCCCCTGGCTTTTTCTATAAGCCAACCTGGTTTCATAAGGCGTTTTTTCTCCAAAACAAAGTTTGCGAATTTGGAGGGTAGGATACCATTTGCCTTTGTTCAAAACGATACCCACAAGTTCCGCCAATGAATCCGGCCGATCTGCAGAACTGCCGATGGCGGTGGCATAGGATGGCACAAGGCTGTTAAACGGGTATTTCAAACGCTTCCATGCCAAAAATATTTCACTGAACGCTTCCACTTCGAGAAGGGCTCGGATGCGCACATCCTGTTTGTTCTTTCTGGAGGTCCTAAACAGCCATGTATAGACCTGTTGACGTTCCGCCGCACTGTTTTGAATCACTTCACCAAGGCCTGCATCCGGGTGCCGGTTCAAATAGGCCAGCGTCCACAGTTCCAGGGGGTGAACCCGGGTAATATAGCCAAGCTCCACAAGCGAATAGGTATGGGGACCAGACATTTCAAAAAGTTCCGGCAAACGATTGCCGGCAGCCTGTCCGTTTTTCAAATGACCGGAAAGAAACGCCTTGAATTCTTTGAACCCGGCTGCCGGTTTGATATATCGAAAAGCGGCAGCCAAATTTTTCGGGTTTTGGCGCATACCCTCCAGCAAAATGTCAAAGGCCTCATCAAAAGATTTCCCTGCATATTTGCGGTAAAACCGCTGAAGAAAAATTTGCCCCTCCTGATCCGCAAATTTAGCCAGATAATCGTGCCGCCGGGGGTCAGTGGCATCTGCCAGAAGCTGCCGAACCCCTGGAATCTGATATTTGTAGTACTGGGTAATGTCTCGCATCATTCTAATGAATACCAGATTGATCGAATGATTGAAGGCATCCTGCACTGAAAACATTCGGGTATCATGCCGCGTGTCAAAATTGGAAAAGGTGTGGACCCCGCCGCCGGTGAAAAACTTCTCTTCGGGACTTGCCGAATAGCTACGCTGCATGGCGGAGGCCAGTATGGCGGAAAGAGCCCTGTCCCCGGACCTGCTTAGATAAGAGATTACCCAGCGGCTCAAATCGTCCGCCGGGTCCACCTCCACATTTGCTAATTCTGATAGGGAGAGCGAACGGTATTGTTTATGGAGGCCGGCAATGATCTCAAGGTAGGTCGCCAATGTCCGGAATTTGGCCGATGAGCCGAGTTCAAGCTTGGTACCCGAATTGATATTGAGCGGCTGATCAAGCGTGTCTGTCTGGAGGCGCATAAAATTGGCTCCGTCAGACCGTTCGTACAAAGTCAGGCTGTAGACAATATTGGACGGATCACCGTCTCCAAGGAGGTGATAACCATATAGCCCGTCCTTTTTAGCAGCTAGGGGGTCACTGAAACTTTTGAGCAAAGTCGTTGTTTCCTGCTGTACGGACTGGTCCACCGTGCTGGTAACTGAAAGATCAAAGCGATCCAGACGGTACAGCCGGTCGACATCCAGCAAATTCAGCAATTGGACTCTGACTGCATTGAGCGCCTTTCGAGAAAAAAATGATTGGGCACTTGGCGGGTCAACCCGTTCCTGTAGAACAAGCGGTGCCGCGATCGCTGCATCCCGATCTCTTGGCGTGATGATACCGACCCGGGCCAACAGACGAAGGTAAGTGTCGGTTTTAGCTTTTAGGGCCATATGATCTTGTGCAAGGAAATACGATGGACGGCGTTGGGCAACAAAAAGACTGACGACCTGTTTCAGCGCCATTGCTCTGACTTTTACGACCGAATCGGATAAGTTTGAGGGGCGCTGTGACAACAGCCGAACGGTCTGGGGAAAGTCGACACCGTACCAGGCATACAAACCGTCGCCAAGCCCCATGACTTCCCCGTAACCGGAAATCGCTCCAAGAGGCATGGAGTTGATAAAATCGCATACAATGCGATACCGGGCCTGCAGGGTCTCCTCTCCGTTCAGATAGGCACGCATGCTTGCGGATGCCATCTGTTGAAATTTATCTTTAACAGAAAGCGTCAGACCTTGGGGCGAATGGCGGTATTTTTCTATCTGGGTCGCCAGGGTGCTTCCCCCTGGAACATTTCGACTGCTGTCCACTACTTTCATCCCCAGTTCCAGAGCCGCGGCGGTAAGACGTTTCCATTCCACGGCGGGATTTTTAAGGGGGTAGCGAGGGTCCAGCAGCTCTCGATTTTCGATATAAAGCAAACTGTTTACGATAATATCCGGGATCTGGCTAAAATCAGAAAAAACACGTTCAGGATAGGCAGCCGCATAGATACGGCGTCCTAACCGGTCTTTAATGCGAAGACCGGCATTG
This window of the uncultured Desulfobacter sp. genome carries:
- a CDS encoding electron transfer flavoprotein subunit alpha/FixB family protein codes for the protein MEANELFIVTELPEGVPDRTGRGLLSYGARLSKILDSSWRALVFSDLGQEAQQKFADYGVPEVTLLKDAEQYIDTPQRLGAALAGFVAEQKGGIIVFAHNDLGCTQAPLLAAHLDAGLVTEVNAVSCSDQGLHLSRRVMGRRIDETRIWDQRGFLVITVPVGALSPVSLPTDAKTSLRINEYLPPAETELTELAPRSSVIVERIPSDPQTVDLTDAEVILCAGKGCDNADFEKLRELCRLLGTSLGVTRPVYDLGWAGFDRMVGQTGRCVKPRLYVTFGVSGSMHHVGGIQDAQQIVAINSDAKAPIFPNADQGFVADVQEILPRLLEKVRTGTGENK
- a CDS encoding mycofactocin system FadH/OYE family oxidoreductase 2, whose amino-acid sequence is MSTFNKLFSPINLGNVEVKNRISFQPHLTNFAVNNMPSERQMYYWGERARGGAGLIITEEMSVHPTDMAYEKLIDVYHPGVVDGFKKITDHVHQYDCRIFAQINHNGQQCDGSNSRLPVWAPSPMPDVLFRETPKEMEAEDIFEVAQYFAQSALHVREGGFDGVEIQFGHSSLARQFLSPLTNFRQDEFGGSLENRMRAPLMFVEAVRRAVGRNFTIGIRMCGDEMIPGGLNLADVQEIGVLFEQSGLIDFMDLSIATFYNLYLVEGTMHMPLGYTIPLAAGMREKVNLPVFCTGRINDPVMAEKVLEAGQADMIGMCRGLICDPFLPRKAQEGRLDDIRHCIADNQGCIGRIGMNKTLGCIQNPCVGREKEMGGETLTTPAAVKKKVLIAGAGPAGMWAAKMAARRGHDVTLYERQEQVGGQVNIAMKGAGRDEVGVVIRNEKGQLEKAGVKLCLGVAVTPELVVQEQPDAVIVATGSVPKEHPVGGWDGPAVFNVWQVLNGEAELGENIGFIDYDGHHRASATAEFLADQGKKVHMITSSLFIGAELGPTQDLYLTRQRLLQKGITFTPDIAVMEIGGEKGEKKVKGFNVYSNEWREWGPYDTLVLAMGQQVDDQLYHSLKGKVVELHRIGDCVAPRKLDMAIWEGHKVGREL
- the mftC gene encoding mycofactocin radical SAM maturase (MftC is a radical SAM/SPASM enzyme that catalyzes the first two steps in biosynthesis of the electron carrier mycofactocin from the terminal Val-Tyr dipeptide of the precursor peptide MftA.) — protein: MSNRYVEQGLTAPVNLTWEVTQQCNLRCSHCLSASGVPAENELSTREAFDLIDQLSAATVFQINFGGGEPFIRPDFYQILEKCHEKNIMTCISTNGLLLDEETVSTLAQKSDLVAVQVSIDGATPATCDAIRGKGTFDGAIEAVKLLAATPISTSINTVLTAQNADEIPALHTLAQSLGVSFRASRFRPSGRGQDNWDELRPSARQLITFSQWLNGCPDVRTGDSFFSLTPQERQGLGLNLCGAAKLTCCVGPTGDVFPCAFLQSEPFYAGSIRESAFLDIWDHADIFHSFRGLRIHSCEDCKRFDQCHGGCPAVAYHLKNEIAGGDPECLERCVTAIADTPVGR
- the mftB gene encoding mycofactocin biosynthesis chaperone MftB (MftB, a small protein, is a peptide chaperone that assists the radical SAM enzyme MftC in performing two modifications to the C-terminal Val-Tyr dipeptide of the mycofactocin precursor peptide, MftA. MftB's role is analogous to the role of PqqD in the biosynthesis of PQQ, a cofactor that derives entirely from a Tyr and a Glu in the precursor PqqA.) → MNVPAFVLRSTSQVRQEQFGLLFYSSLGPKLLFAETGSVLTCAFFQKDSVQKKVLASLSDDQKKIMLTFLRQLVQKGFAYEQ
- the mftA gene encoding variant-type mycofactocin precursor — its product is MEKTTPQEIKSTEQAATFDSENVENAQEAPCIIEEIRIEELAIDGICGVY
- a CDS encoding alcohol dehydrogenase catalytic domain-containing protein; this encodes MKIKGAVLREPGMKYSIETLELDPPKENEVLIKYTHTGYCHSDLHMLKGEVPVKMPMVAGHEGAGIVEAVGPGVTTVQKGDHVGVTWMVPCGHCPNCRRGKGNICTTSFNYFLEGFLLDGTARMRDANGGVVRHGNFVSCFSTHSVVPERAVIPMPKDFPLEQAALMGCCVPTGWGSVFNSAAFPPGAPVAVYCLGGVGLNVLRAAALRHANPLIAVDIEGSKRELAMEFGATHFIDSSKEDPVPAIQLLTGGVKMDDGTIMGGGAEYVFEVKGDPGAIIQAYWSTSIGGELIVIGVSPHDQTTNLPLMLLPLHQKTIKGNLYGSISTHDDIPRLVNMAMQHDLKLDKLITERFKLEDINDVAEAMDKRQIKGRWICEID
- a CDS encoding alcohol dehydrogenase catalytic domain-containing protein; its protein translation is MKIKGAVLREPGMKYSIETLELDPPKENEVLVKYTHTGYCHSDLHLLKGEIPIKMPLVAGHEGAGIVEAVGPGVTTVQKGDHVGVTWMVPCGHCPNCRRGKGNICTTSFNYFLEGMLLDGTSRIRDAKGDVVRHGNFVSCFSTHSVVPERAVIPMPKEFPLEQAALMGCCVPTGWGSVFNTAAFPPGAPVAVYCLGGVGLNILRAAAMRHAYPLIAVDIEGSKRELAMEFGATHFIDSSKEDPVPAIQLLTGGVKMDDGTIMGGGAEYVFEAKGDPGSIIQAYWSTSIGGELIVLGITPHDQTTDLSLMLLPLHQKTIKGNLYGAISTHDDIPRLVKMAMNHDLKLDKLITDKFKLEDINDVAEAMDKRQIKGRWICEID
- a CDS encoding radical SAM protein; translation: MNPEQALDKLTQYGVVPANRLIIAITRHCNLKCNHCWLTSGPKSSLKHVDATLLKETLALWVNAGVQTLCLSGGEPLTHPQWQDILTYCAQFPTIYHLRLQTNGTLLTPKIVNDLTDPVFANLHLQISLDGAQPATHDLVRGKGNFAKTMNGLQLLSDAGLGPRTTVSFTEMAHNFEELPQLFTMMEKLDLGRVVSGTLIQGGRALTRALDLPSPKQYANLIERFSHDAQLRAIYKKIGNTSCLEWYASRREISEHHCANCMESLYISEEGTLFPCGLLSVTNYGIEKVWNCSVESIVEKAETRWAGLNELSRQRADNIQACAACSGRLHCQSGCMARLARQTDNFLEVEDRCRLRKQVYALPDLPNI